A single Vespula vulgaris chromosome 3, iyVesVulg1.1, whole genome shotgun sequence DNA region contains:
- the LOC127062318 gene encoding uncharacterized protein LOC127062318 has protein sequence MSFDTKSDKLRLNEEYFFRRTVFANMADWTKFKGKRNSRKNERNGSTGERNDGFPKESGSLGGNGVLDSNDRKIVIEVTDKTPFEMRLEETRENSGGQETVEVLLEDTSKALNRYKDNSEEKRLVEKYSDQWLEPGSRIRQEAKQELIESMNNSPKRPGSLYKDDSSSPQKLKNVFNERNSLFGSPTRIPLSSKGHSPTEKSTERLVNGKSPREEKQQHHVQFNKDSKKQSQQQEQQQNLSEERPHPSPSISTSTTSSSEDNSTLDQFCEARPPDGGWGWVVVAASFMVNLIADGITFSFGVIYVEFLNYFGEGKSKTAWIGSLFMAMPLLSGPVASFLTDRYGCRRVSIAGSILATAGFIVSSYANSMGVLIFTFGVVAGFGLSLCFVAAVVIVAYYFDKKRSFATGLSVCGSGIGTFIFAPVTQYLLAEYGWRGTMLILAGLFLNLAVCGCLMRDLEWTTTITKAKTEERRKNREKKRSRMQSSSADSFSASSSANTTTQTPHGDTKRSFASANAMIIENLRLQEEGDDDKLFSSLVSLPTFVKNGEKVPLEVLELLSTRKNVYNVLVQNYPNLLISSKSFSDSGALHDQISIPSARFVPTPSPLADLKGEDRKDKSSKGDEQEIGKQADAAYLWWLKKINSDSPLRRSSTMEHPRRLPTAYLKDIRMHRHSLTYRGAMLNINRYRLRASSCPDIYRNSMTTIAKTKLVWYAGLWEFWDLIVDMLDFSHFADSRFLLFAISNFLLHTWYDVPYVYLTDNAIEMGFSETDASILISVIGITNMGGEIILGWAGDRDWANASIVYAVCMSLCGAVTAMIPMVVSNYYMLCAISGAFGLFISANYSLTSIILVELITIERFTNAYGLLLLVQGVANLMGPPLAGWLYDITGSYDLSFYLAGFFIAVSGALLLVTPLVGLYRKFRPGLKEEVANKDFAETNNV, from the exons ATGTCATTCGACACAAAGTCAGATAAATTGCGTTTGAACGaggaatatttctttcgtcgaaCGGTGTTCGCCAATATGGCCGACTGGACCAAGTTCAAGGGCAAGAGAAATAGTCGAAAGAACGAGCGAAATGGATCGACGGGCGAGAGAAATGATGGTTTTCCGAAGGAGTCTGGTTCATTGGGGGGGAATGGAGTATTggattcgaacgatcgaaagattGTTATTGAAGTTACCGATAAGACACCGTTCGAAATGCGTCTGGAAGAGACACGAGAAAATAGCGGAGGACAGGAAACGGTGGAGGTTCTCTTGGAGGACACTTCCAAAGCTTTAAATAGGTATAAGGATAAcagcgaagaaaaaagacttgTAGAGAAATATAGCGATCAGTGGTTAGAGCCTGGATCGAGAATACGTCAAGAAGCGAAACAAGAGTTGATAGAAAGTATGAATAATTCACCAAAGAGACCAGGAAGTCTTTATAAAGATGACTCGTCTAGTCCACAAAAGTTGAAGAATGTTTTCAACGAGAGAAATTCGCTTTTTGGATCACCAACCAGGATCCCTCTCTCGTCGAAGGGTCACTCACCAACAGAGAAGAGTACGGAAAGACTCGTTAATGGTAAATCAccgagagaagagaagcaaCAACATCACGTTCAATTTAACAAGGATTCGAAAAAGCAATCGCAACAGCAAGAACAGCAGCAAAATTTGTCAGAGGAGAGACCACATCCGAGTCCTTCGATTTCTACCTCGACTACCAGTAGCTCCGAGGACAACTCGACTCTCGATCAATTTTGTGAAGCCAGACCACCGGACGGTGGTTGGGGCTGGGTCGTGGTCGCTGCTTCCTTTATGGTTAATCTCATAGCGGATGGCATCACTTTTTCATTCGGTGTCATTTACGTCgagtttcttaattattttggAGAAGGCAAATCAAAGACAGCATGGATAGGTAGTCTTTTCATGGCAATGCCTCTGTTGTCTGGACCAGTAGCGAGTTTTCTAACGGACAGGTACGGTTGTCGGAGAGTCTCGATAGCTGGTAGTATATTAGCAACCGCAGGATTTATCGTGAGTTCATACGCAAATTCAATGGGGGTTCTAATTTTTACATTTGGAGTCGTTGCCGGTTTCGGATTGTCTTTATGTTTCGTTGCGGCAGTCGTCATCGTCGCCTACTACTTTGACAAGAAGAGATCTTTCGCCACAGGATTGTCTGTCTGCGGCAGCGGCATTGGTACTTTCATCTTTGCCCCTGTAACTCAGTATCTTCTTGCGGAATATGGTTGGAGAGGAACGATGTTGATTCTAGCAGGTCTGTTTCTGAATTTAGCGGTATGTGGCTGTTTGATGAGGGACCTCGAGTGGACGACCACCATAACAAAGGCAAAAACtgaggagaggagaaaaaatcgtgagaaaaagagatcgagaaTGCAAAGCTCCAGTGCTGATTCGTTCTCCGCAAGTAGTTCGGCAAATACGACAACTCAAACGCCTCATGGTGACACAAAAAGAAGTTTTGCTTCGGCGAATGCGATGATCATCGAGAATCTTCGTCTGCAAGAGGAAGGGGACGACGATAAACTCTTCTCCAGCCTCGTCAGTTTGCCTACTTTCGTTAAAAACGGCGAGAAGGTTCCACTCGAGGTACTGGAATTATTAAGTACTCGAAAGAACGTCTACAACGTCTTGGTACAAAATTATCCGAATCTTTTGATATCCTCCAAGAGCTTCAGCGATTCCGGAGCTCTTCACGATCAAATAAGTATACCTTCGGCTAGATTCGTACCAACGCCCAGCCCATTAGCCGATCTTAAAGGCGAGGATCGCAAAGACAAAAGCTCGAAAGGTGATGAGCAAGAAATCGGAAAACAGGCCGATGCCGCGTATCTTTGGTGGCTAAAAAAGATCAACTCCGATAGTCCTTTGCGTCGTTCAAGTACCATGGAACATCCACGAAGACTGCCCACAGCCTATCTCAAGGACATCAGGATGCACAGGCACAGTCTCACTTATAGAGGAGCTATGCTCAACATCAACAGGTATCGATTGAGAGCCTCTAGCTGTCCAGATATTTACAGGAATTCGATGACCACAATAGCTAAAACGAAGTTGGTCTGGTACGCTGGCCTTTGGGAGTTCTGGGATCTTATCGTTGACATGCTGGATTTTTCTCACTTTGCCGATTCACGATTCTTACTCTTTGCCATCAGTAACTTCCTTTTACATACTTGGTACGACGTACCTTACGTCTATCTCACGGATAATGCCATTGAGATGGGTTTCAGCGAAACTGATGCTTCCATTTTGATTTCGGTGATCGGTATCACCAATATGGGCGGCGAG atTATTTTAGGTTGGGCTGGTGATAGAGATTGGGCGAATGCTTCCATCGTCTATGCCGTGTGTATGTCACTTTGTGGCGCGGTCACGGCTATGATACCCATGGTGGTCAGCAATTATTATATGCTCTGCGCAATATCTGGTGCCTTTGGTCTCTTTATCTCGGCGAATTATAGTCTTACCAGCATCATTCTCGTCGAGCTGATCACAATCGAGAGATTTACCAATGCATATGGACTTTTACTCCTTGTTCAAGGTGTCGCAAATCTCATGGGTCCACCATTAGCTG GGTGGCTCTATGACATCACCGGATCGTATGATCTCTCCTTCTACTTGGCCGGCTTCTTCATCGCCGTAAGTGGGGCGTTGCTTTTGGTAACGCCGCTCGTCGGCCTCTATCGAAAATTTAGGCCAGGCTTGAAGGAAGAGGTAGCTAACAAGGATTTCGCCGAAACGAATAATGTTTAA
- the LOC127062316 gene encoding uncharacterized protein LOC127062316 isoform X2 — translation MADRRNTKYVEDCDNDINRLPMSLGNSEINIDNDGCNSNNNNNNINDNNDRTVMVYPEKDLIDSRLSSNDIKNLYPRRRAPIVGWHNGSPTIFPSSPCRTPEPDFFNRIDFDGQISDTSSSKSSGICQDSGNTEDLSSLADERLLESTPARTIDRSIESLSPDKDTLLTMSPDNFGRNRVLSLEDELGDKFDFLSPDTDGTEDNRMFSTTPAEHRLMFPNSTIESRKSPSTKNPNNDDSITPIIIANPGYQGDIKDISDFDSAVDLENDLDSTIADKEVSKKPRIPDGGWGWVVVLASLVISMIADGVSFSFGLLYIEFLKEFGASKAKTAWIGSLFMAVPLLSGPVMSALVDRYGCRKMTIAGGLISGFGFVLSCFSNTIEVMYLTFGVIAGLGLGLCYVTAVVSIAYWFDKKRTLAVGLGACGTGIGTFVYAPMTTFFIEEYGWRGTCLMLAGTFFNMIVCGAVMRDPEWWILEQKKQALSSPKKSNTIKSEVDGSSHAFSDEFPGVEEIRQMLKSGKTEYLLQSLGTSTATPNRAATRGSTFRSVVNLPTFVKECEKVPLEVLQSLSANSRLYNVILENYPNLLKCRSLSDKLADDSMGDDYKKAGVTMSMRVKKADENKNIHPEYQETNENSNGDKKILMDVDEASYFIKKDVVIPMTDTEKVKSRHHIPGLTDGVVRTDSLPWLRRQFSTNTHYFKDIRVHRNSVMYRGAALNLQKYRLRASSCPNIYRNSMTTLAKESEEKWYSELVNLLKGMMDFSMFLEFHFLLMSLSTILLFTWFIVPYFYLAEHLTRNGYSESDGANLLSIIGITNTIGMSWSF, via the exons ATGGCCGATCGGAGAAATACAAAGTACGTAGAAGACTGtgataatgatattaacaGGCTTCCGATGTCCTTGGGAAATTCGGAGATCAATATAGATAACGATGGTTGCAAtagtaacaacaataataacaacattaacgataataatgatcgaaCGGTTATGGTATACCCAGAGAAGGATTTGATCGATAGTCGATTATCttcgaacgatattaaaaatttatatccgAGGAGAAGAGCACCGATCGTTGGTTGGCATAATGGAAGTCCAACAATATTCCCAAGTTCTCCTTGCAGAACTCCTGAACctgatttttttaatagaatcgaTTTCGACGGTCAAATCAGCGATACTTCGTCGTCCAAAAGTTCAGGTATCTGTCAGGATTCAGGTAACACTGAGGATTTGAGTAGTTTAGCCGATGAAAGATTACTCGAATCAACCCCAGCTCGTACGATAGATAGAAGTATAGAATCTTTATCACCGGATAAGGACACCCTCCTGACGATGTCACCTGATAATTTCGGCAGAAACCGAGTACTGAGTTTGGAAGATGAATTAGGAGATAAGTTTGATTTCCTGAGTCCTGACACAGATGGTACGGAGGATAATAGAATGTTCTCAACCACACCAGCGGAACATCGTTTGATGTTTCCAAATTCAACGATAGAATCAAGAAAGAGTCCTTCGACAAAAAATCCAAATAACGACGATTCGATAACACCAATTATTATAGCCAACCCTGGATATCAAGGAGATATAAAGGACATCAGCGATTTTGACAGCGCCGTTGATTTGGAGAATGATCTCGATTCTACGATCGCAGATAAGGAAGTTAGCAAAAAGCCACGTATACCGGACGGTGGTTGGGGATGGGTAGTCGTTTTAGCCTCTCTGGTAATCTCCATGATAGCCGATGGAGTATCCTTCAGTTTCGGTTTGCTTTACATCGAGTTTCTTAAAGAATTTGGAGCTAGCAAGGCGAAAACAGCTTGGATTGGTTCTCTGTTTATGGCTGTACCATTGTTATCTGGTCCTGTCATGTCTGCTTTAGTGGATCGTTACGGTTGTAGGAAGATGACGATCGCCGGAGGCCTTATTTCGGGATTTGGCTTTGTTCTGAGCTGCTTCAGTAACACCATCGAGGTAATGTACTTGACCTTTGGCGTCATTGCGGGTTTGGGCTTAGGTTTGTGCTACGTCACTGCGGTCGTGAGCATCGCTTATTGGTTCGACAAGAAGCGTACCTTAGCTGTAGGTCTTGGGGCATGTGGTACCGGTATAGGTACCTTCGTTTACGCACCGATGACAACTTTCTTCATCGAGGAATATGGTTGGCGTGGTACTTGTCTGATGCTGGCTGGTACATTCTTTAACATGATCGTTTGCGGTGCAGTCATGCGTGATCCGGAATGGTGGATTTTGGAACAAAAAAAGCAGGCATTGTCTTCTCCGAAAAAGTCGAACACCATCAAATCCGAGGTCGATGGTTCGTCCCATGCCTTTTCCGATGAATTTCCAGGTGTCGAAGAAATCCGACAGATGTTGAAAAGTGGCAAAACGGAATACCTACTTCAAAGTCTCGGTACTAGTACAGCAACACCTAATCGAGCTGCCACGCGTGGTTCGACTTTCAGAAGCGTCGTCAATTTACCTACTTTCGTCAAGGAGTGCGAGAAG GTGCCTTTGGAAGTTTTACAATCACTCTCCGCTAACTCAAGACTTTACAATGTCATTCTAGAAAATTATCCGAATCTTTTGAAGTGTCGAAGTCTCTCGGATAAACTAGCGGATGATTCTATGGGAGATGATTACAAGAAAGCTGGCGTCACTATGTCTATGAg GGTCAAGAAGGCTGacgaaaataagaatatcCATCCGGAATATCAGGAGACGAATGAGAACAGTAATGgcgataagaaaattttaatggaCGTCGATGAAGCCAGTTACTTCATAAAGAAGGACGTCGTAATACCA ATGACTGATACCGAAAAGGTAAAATCAAGGCATCACATACCCGGTTTAACGGATGGAGTCGTCAGAACGGATTCGTTGCCTTGGTTGAGAAGGCAATTCAGCACAAATACACATTACTTCAAAGATATTAGGGTTCATAGAAATTCGGTCATGTATCGTGGTGCAGCATTAAATCTTCAGAAATATAGATTAAGAGCCAGCAGCTGCCCAAACATTTATAGAAATAGTATGACTACGTTGGCGAAGGAAAGCGAAGAG aaatgGTATAGCGAATTAGTGAATCTGTTGAAAGGTATGATGGACTTTTCGATGTTCCTGGAGTTTCATTTCCTGTTGATGTCGCTCTCGACAATATTATTGTTCACTTGGTTTATCGTGCCTTACTTCTACCTCGCCGAACATCTCACTAGGAATGGTTATTCCGAGTCTGATGGTGCTAATCTCCTTAGCATTATTGGTATAACGAATACAATTGGAATG TCTTGGTCATTTTGA
- the LOC127062316 gene encoding uncharacterized protein LOC127062316 isoform X1: MADRRNTKYVEDCDNDINRLPMSLGNSEINIDNDGCNSNNNNNNINDNNDRTVMVYPEKDLIDSRLSSNDIKNLYPRRRAPIVGWHNGSPTIFPSSPCRTPEPDFFNRIDFDGQISDTSSSKSSGICQDSGNTEDLSSLADERLLESTPARTIDRSIESLSPDKDTLLTMSPDNFGRNRVLSLEDELGDKFDFLSPDTDGTEDNRMFSTTPAEHRLMFPNSTIESRKSPSTKNPNNDDSITPIIIANPGYQGDIKDISDFDSAVDLENDLDSTIADKEVSKKPRIPDGGWGWVVVLASLVISMIADGVSFSFGLLYIEFLKEFGASKAKTAWIGSLFMAVPLLSGPVMSALVDRYGCRKMTIAGGLISGFGFVLSCFSNTIEVMYLTFGVIAGLGLGLCYVTAVVSIAYWFDKKRTLAVGLGACGTGIGTFVYAPMTTFFIEEYGWRGTCLMLAGTFFNMIVCGAVMRDPEWWILEQKKQALSSPKKSNTIKSEVDGSSHAFSDEFPGVEEIRQMLKSGKTEYLLQSLGTSTATPNRAATRGSTFRSVVNLPTFVKECEKVPLEVLQSLSANSRLYNVILENYPNLLKCRSLSDKLADDSMGDDYKKAGVTMSMRVKKADENKNIHPEYQETNENSNGDKKILMDVDEASYFIKKDVVIPMTDTEKVKSRHHIPGLTDGVVRTDSLPWLRRQFSTNTHYFKDIRVHRNSVMYRGAALNLQKYRLRASSCPNIYRNSMTTLAKESEEKWYSELVNLLKGMMDFSMFLEFHFLLMSLSTILLFTWFIVPYFYLAEHLTRNGYSESDGANLLSIIGITNTIGMIGLGWAGDQPWMNVSKTYACCLAVCGVSTILMSTFTVYYIPLIITSASFGLFFASSFSFTPVILVELIPLERFTTAYGLTLLCQGIGNLLGPPLAGWLFDITDSWEMSFTMAGLWIIVAGLLIGIIPFTKNRKIWGSGLIEMERLTLTQNQA, translated from the exons ATGGCCGATCGGAGAAATACAAAGTACGTAGAAGACTGtgataatgatattaacaGGCTTCCGATGTCCTTGGGAAATTCGGAGATCAATATAGATAACGATGGTTGCAAtagtaacaacaataataacaacattaacgataataatgatcgaaCGGTTATGGTATACCCAGAGAAGGATTTGATCGATAGTCGATTATCttcgaacgatattaaaaatttatatccgAGGAGAAGAGCACCGATCGTTGGTTGGCATAATGGAAGTCCAACAATATTCCCAAGTTCTCCTTGCAGAACTCCTGAACctgatttttttaatagaatcgaTTTCGACGGTCAAATCAGCGATACTTCGTCGTCCAAAAGTTCAGGTATCTGTCAGGATTCAGGTAACACTGAGGATTTGAGTAGTTTAGCCGATGAAAGATTACTCGAATCAACCCCAGCTCGTACGATAGATAGAAGTATAGAATCTTTATCACCGGATAAGGACACCCTCCTGACGATGTCACCTGATAATTTCGGCAGAAACCGAGTACTGAGTTTGGAAGATGAATTAGGAGATAAGTTTGATTTCCTGAGTCCTGACACAGATGGTACGGAGGATAATAGAATGTTCTCAACCACACCAGCGGAACATCGTTTGATGTTTCCAAATTCAACGATAGAATCAAGAAAGAGTCCTTCGACAAAAAATCCAAATAACGACGATTCGATAACACCAATTATTATAGCCAACCCTGGATATCAAGGAGATATAAAGGACATCAGCGATTTTGACAGCGCCGTTGATTTGGAGAATGATCTCGATTCTACGATCGCAGATAAGGAAGTTAGCAAAAAGCCACGTATACCGGACGGTGGTTGGGGATGGGTAGTCGTTTTAGCCTCTCTGGTAATCTCCATGATAGCCGATGGAGTATCCTTCAGTTTCGGTTTGCTTTACATCGAGTTTCTTAAAGAATTTGGAGCTAGCAAGGCGAAAACAGCTTGGATTGGTTCTCTGTTTATGGCTGTACCATTGTTATCTGGTCCTGTCATGTCTGCTTTAGTGGATCGTTACGGTTGTAGGAAGATGACGATCGCCGGAGGCCTTATTTCGGGATTTGGCTTTGTTCTGAGCTGCTTCAGTAACACCATCGAGGTAATGTACTTGACCTTTGGCGTCATTGCGGGTTTGGGCTTAGGTTTGTGCTACGTCACTGCGGTCGTGAGCATCGCTTATTGGTTCGACAAGAAGCGTACCTTAGCTGTAGGTCTTGGGGCATGTGGTACCGGTATAGGTACCTTCGTTTACGCACCGATGACAACTTTCTTCATCGAGGAATATGGTTGGCGTGGTACTTGTCTGATGCTGGCTGGTACATTCTTTAACATGATCGTTTGCGGTGCAGTCATGCGTGATCCGGAATGGTGGATTTTGGAACAAAAAAAGCAGGCATTGTCTTCTCCGAAAAAGTCGAACACCATCAAATCCGAGGTCGATGGTTCGTCCCATGCCTTTTCCGATGAATTTCCAGGTGTCGAAGAAATCCGACAGATGTTGAAAAGTGGCAAAACGGAATACCTACTTCAAAGTCTCGGTACTAGTACAGCAACACCTAATCGAGCTGCCACGCGTGGTTCGACTTTCAGAAGCGTCGTCAATTTACCTACTTTCGTCAAGGAGTGCGAGAAG GTGCCTTTGGAAGTTTTACAATCACTCTCCGCTAACTCAAGACTTTACAATGTCATTCTAGAAAATTATCCGAATCTTTTGAAGTGTCGAAGTCTCTCGGATAAACTAGCGGATGATTCTATGGGAGATGATTACAAGAAAGCTGGCGTCACTATGTCTATGAg GGTCAAGAAGGCTGacgaaaataagaatatcCATCCGGAATATCAGGAGACGAATGAGAACAGTAATGgcgataagaaaattttaatggaCGTCGATGAAGCCAGTTACTTCATAAAGAAGGACGTCGTAATACCA ATGACTGATACCGAAAAGGTAAAATCAAGGCATCACATACCCGGTTTAACGGATGGAGTCGTCAGAACGGATTCGTTGCCTTGGTTGAGAAGGCAATTCAGCACAAATACACATTACTTCAAAGATATTAGGGTTCATAGAAATTCGGTCATGTATCGTGGTGCAGCATTAAATCTTCAGAAATATAGATTAAGAGCCAGCAGCTGCCCAAACATTTATAGAAATAGTATGACTACGTTGGCGAAGGAAAGCGAAGAG aaatgGTATAGCGAATTAGTGAATCTGTTGAAAGGTATGATGGACTTTTCGATGTTCCTGGAGTTTCATTTCCTGTTGATGTCGCTCTCGACAATATTATTGTTCACTTGGTTTATCGTGCCTTACTTCTACCTCGCCGAACATCTCACTAGGAATGGTTATTCCGAGTCTGATGGTGCTAATCTCCTTAGCATTATTGGTATAACGAATACAATTGGAATG ATCGGTCTTGGATGGGCTGGTGATCAGCCCTGGATGAACGTCAGCAAAACATATGCTTGTTGTTTGGCTGTTTGTGGCGTATCTACGATTCTGATGTCTACGTTCACTGTATATTACATCCCATTGATCATCACATCTGCATCTTTTGGACTCTTCTTCGCCAGTAGTTTTAGCTTCACGCCGGTTATTCTGGTTGAATTGATACCCTTGGAAAGATTCACCACTGCTTATGGTCTAACTTTGCTCTGTCAGGGTATTGGTAATCTTTTAGGGCCACCGCTGGCCGGTTGGTTATTCGATATAACGGATTCTTGGGAAATGTCTTTTACGATGGCTGGTTTATGGATCATTGTTGCTGGACTCTTGATAGGTATTATACCTTTtacaaaaaatcgaaagatttGGGGTAGCGGCCTGATCGAGATGGAACGGTTAACTTTGACACAAAACCAAGCGTag